CTGGGTCTTGTGCACCCCGGCATACTCCTCCGGGTTGGAGGTGAAGATCGCGCGGAACTCGGGGTGCACCTCCAGGTACCCCTGACCGCTCCGTCGCAGCTTGGGCAGGTTCAGGATCCGCTCTCCCAGGATGCTCAGGAGCGCGTTGTTGGCCTCGGGTCGCGACCGGGTGAACTCGTCGTAGATGAGGGTGTCGCCGTTCTGGCAGGCGGTCGTGAGCCGATTGTCCATCCAGAGGGTCTTCATCTCCTCCTCGGTCTTCAGGACGGAATGGATGAAGTTGTCCACGAGCTTCGACTTGCGATAGCCGTAGTCGTTGCCCACGAGATCAGAGCTGGCGAACTCGTCGTCGCCGTGGACGAGCGTCACCGGACGGCCCAGCTTCGACGCGACGTGCAGGGCGAGGGTGGTCTTGCCCGTTCCCGCCGGCCCCGAGAAGTGAATGGGGTAGCCAACCTGTAGGTACGTGAGGGCGCGGTCGGTCAACGCCTGTACCTCGGGGGTGGATACGAACCCCTCACCCGCCTCGGGACAGACTTTGTCATCGCCCGGCACCACCCGGACCGTGACCTCAGAGAGCACCCCGAACCCATTGTCGGTCATGCGTCACTCCTCTCTCGGAACGGCTTGTTCCCCTCTCCGGGAGGGGGCGCCGCAGGGCGGCGACGGTCTCAACGCGGCCGATGCCGGCCTCTACCCTTCGGTGCCAGGCGGCCCGCGTCGCGGGCTCGGCGCTCCGCCTCCGCGCGCCGGCGCTCTGCCGCGGCCTCCCGCAGCACGTCCTGGCGCTCGGCCACCGCTCGCCACGCGCCAGCGCCGGCGGGCCCGGGCTCCGCGAGGCCCCGTGACCCGGCGGCCCCCGCCCCGACCCAGGCGGCGTGGGCGCCCGCCAGATCGGCCGCGAATGTGCCTCGCAGACTCGCCACCGCGTGTTTCATCTCGACCGCCGCACGCTTGCGCTCCTGCGTCAGCCGTGCGCGCTCGTTGCGGCCCGCGTGGATCTCGTCCACGATCCGCGTCATGCCATCCGTCAATCGCCCCACGCTTCTTCCCCCCTCATTCGATCGGGCGAATCGCGGGGCGTGAAACGTGAGACGTCGCGCCCATCACGGTCCACGACCCCCCCGACTCGCCCGGCCCGAGACGGAGCCGCGCTGGCCGTCAGGCCGTCACGCGCTTTCGCCCGCGAACCACTTTCCGCCCCGCCGGGTGCGGCCGGCCATCGTGCCAGGCGCGGCGCCGGCCCAGACCTTGTGGGCGCCCGCCAGGTCATCCGCGAACGCCTTGCGCAAGCCCGCCACCGTGCCCCTGAGGCCCGAGGCGAACCCGCCGAGCATCCGCTGCTGCCTCCGCGCCATGTCCGCGTGGGCCGAACGGAACCCTGCCTGCATCCCGCCCACCGCCTGCTTCATCTCGACCGTCGCATGCTTGAGGTCCCGCATCAGCCGCCCGCGATCGTTGCGGCCCGCGTGGATCTCCCCGACGAGCCGCGTCATGTCATCCGTCAATCGCCCCATGTGTCCGTCACCTCCTCTTGAGATTCGCCCAACGCCCGCTGGGGGCTGCCGCAGCGGCCCCCAGCGGGACACTGGCCACGACCGTTACGCCGGTGAAGCCGCGCTGGCCGTCAGGCCGATCGCCTCGGCGTACTTGAGATAGGTCTCAACCGACGCGATGACCACCCGGGCCTCGACCGAGAGCAACTCGATCCCGACCAGAGACACCTTCACCCAGGCATCGACCACGATGCCCTTGTCCAGGATGCGGTCCACCACCTCCGCGAGACTGGACGAGTCCGTCGACTTCTGCACCTTCGCCATTGTGTGTCACCTCCCCTGTGTGATGGGTTTCCGCTTGCCTTCGGCTGGCCTCGCCGGCCTCGCCTCGGCCTACCGCACGTCCCACGGAGCAAGGGTCGTGCCGCGCCCCCGGCCGGATTCTCTCCGTGTCTGAGGGCTGCGTTATCAGGACGTTGCGGAGGCCTCGTGCGGTTCGGGCCCGCGCCGGCAGGCTCCCTGCGAGCCCGTTCCATGGAACCCTCGCCATGACTTGAGGAGCCCACCCCCCGAAAGGTTTCCTGCGACGGCACGAGGGGGGGGGCGGCCGGGCGAGCGCTCGGCCCGCTACGGCGCGAGGGCCGCGCTGGCAAGCGTTCGGACTTCGTCGTGCAGGAAGGGCTTGCTCACGAAGGCGTTGATGACGCCCGAGGCTGCGGCCTCGAGCACCTCGGGGTCGTCGCCGTAGAAGTAGCCGGAGACCAGCACGATG
The nucleotide sequence above comes from Candidatus Rokuibacteriota bacterium. Encoded proteins:
- a CDS encoding AAA family ATPase → MTDNGFGVLSEVTVRVVPGDDKVCPEAGEGFVSTPEVQALTDRALTYLQVGYPIHFSGPAGTGKTTLALHVASKLGRPVTLVHGDDEFASSDLVGNDYGYRKSKLVDNFIHSVLKTEEEMKTLWMDNRLTTACQNGDTLIYDEFTRSRPEANNALLSILGERILNLPKLRRSGQGYLEVHPEFRAIFTSNPEEYAGVHKTQ
- the gvpA gene encoding gas vesicle structural protein GvpA, coding for MAKVQKSTDSSSLAEVVDRILDKGIVVDAWVKVSLVGIELLSVEARVVIASVETYLKYAEAIGLTASAASPA